CATTATTAGCTCTCATCCTAATATTATCCCAATGCAACGCTCTTCCCAGTGCTTATCCATGGGGCGGCAATAGAGGCGGCGGTAGGGGCTATGGCGGAGGTGCAGGCTATGGCTATGGCGGCGGATACGGTGGCGGTGGCGGTGGCGGTGGTGGAGGAGGAGGCGGAGGTGGTGGTGGATATGGAGGCGGTTATGGCGGTGGATATGGAGGAGGATACGGAGCTGGCTATGGTGGTGGACATAGACATGGC
The sequence above is drawn from the Diabrotica undecimpunctata isolate CICGRU unplaced genomic scaffold, icDiaUnde3 ctg00001509.1, whole genome shotgun sequence genome and encodes:
- the LOC140431616 gene encoding uncharacterized protein — encoded protein: MRGFIAVVVSSLLALILILSQCNALPSAYPWGGNRGGGRGYGGGAGYGYGGGYGGGGGGGGGGGGGGGGGYGGGYGGGYGGGYGAGYGGGHRHGYGYGR